A DNA window from Bos indicus isolate NIAB-ARS_2022 breed Sahiwal x Tharparkar chromosome 9, NIAB-ARS_B.indTharparkar_mat_pri_1.0, whole genome shotgun sequence contains the following coding sequences:
- the FABP7 gene encoding fatty acid-binding protein, brain, which produces MVEAFCATWKLTESQNFDEYMKALGVGFATRQVGNVTKPTVIISQEGDRVVIRTQSTFKNTEISFHLGEEFDETTADDRNCKSVVSLDGDKLVHVQKWDGKETNFVREIKDGKMIMTLTFGDVVAVRHYEKA; this is translated from the exons ATGGTGGAGGCTTTCTGTGCTACCTGGAAGCTGACGGAGAGTCAGAACTTTGATGAGTACATGAAGGCGCTTG GTGTGGGCTTTGCCACTAGGCAGGTGGGCAATGTGACTAAGCCAACAGTGATCATCAGTCAGGAGGGGGACAGAGTGGTGATCAGGACTCAAAGCACATTCAAGAACACAGAGATTAGTTTCCATCTGGGAGAAGAGTTTGATGAAACCACTGCAGACGACAGAAACTGTAAG TCTGTTGTTAGCCTGGATGGAGACAAACTTGTTCATGTACAGAAATGGGATGgcaaagaaacaaattttgtAAGAGAGATTAAGGACGGCAAAATGATCATG ACTCTTACTTTTGGCGATGTGGTTGCTGTTCGCCATTATGAGAAGGCGTAG